Below is a genomic region from Mustela lutreola isolate mMusLut2 chromosome 1, mMusLut2.pri, whole genome shotgun sequence.
accatttttctCACAAGCAGAAACATTCTCCTTCCACTCTTAGTGAGTTATGTTTTGACATAACAGTGCTGTGTcccctgtagttttcttttcttcctttttttttttttttgccaaacaaatttttattttcaaaaacaactttattcatgacacatattaaaaaaaaaacctcccaccccctggaaatgagctaaaaaaataaacaaaatccacctcccacctccctgttCCCACTTCCTCCCATTCCCtccaaataaaagggaaaaaaaggcaaaggaaaacaaaacaaaacaaaaaactgaaaaacaaatgccccaaaaccccccaaaacaaggTAGTGCATTTCCCCAAGGGGTAGGGGAATTTACACTGGAGCCGCTGGGGGCAGAACGGAGATCTTCCAGCTACAGAAAGACACTCAAAAGAAAGACactcaaaacagaaaaagaaacacaaaaggaaacaaaagagatcACCAGGCAatctggaggggcagggagccagaAAAGAGGGGTGGGGTGTGTGGCAGACCTGGCAGGACAAGAGCAGGTGGAGGGGACTGTGAAAGTTAGGGAGAAGATGGAGGGAAGGTAACAAGCAGAACAGTTTGGTGTCCTTCCAGAGCCCTGGGTAAAAAAACCCCTCCTACCACCCATGCCCACCTACCCTTGAGCAGCCCCCAAGGGGGTGAAGTGGGACAGGGAAACAAGGGGAGCAGCTTGCGCAGTTGAGATGTGTCCATGGCGAATCCCCAGAGTGAATGAgcagccccctgccccactccctggGCCTTCCCCTACTCCCCAAAGCAGGTCCCTCCTCAGCAGTTAGTTATGGGATTCTCCCCCCCTTCCacagtatatctttttttttttttttttccccatcaaggtcatcttctgtttttcttttctttttttttttttttaattctttttttttttttttttcccccttctttcctctttttttcctctctctcctcctaatACACACTTTTTTTAGTAAGGGGAATACCATGATGTCGCTCTAGCCCGGCCCCTGTAGACGCGACCCCGGGGCCTGCTGTTAAAACCACTGTAGAATCGAGAGCGGGAACTGTTGTAGTTGGTGGTCCGGGCATGGTATCGGGCTCGTGGGAAACCCCGGTCTGTTGTGCTGATGCCTGGTCTGTTGGTTCGTTTTGGGATCACCTTGATCTGTCTTCCTCTAAATAGGGACTCATCTAAGGCCAAAGAAGTCCTCACTGACTCTTTGTCTGAGAACTCTATATATGCAAACCCTTTAGGATGGCCACTAAATTTGTCACAGAATATGGTAACACGGTTGACTGAACCACAGCCATGAAAGTGTGCTTCCAGCTCTTCTGCTGTTGCACCATAGTCCACATTGCCAACATAGATGGAACGGGCATCAGCCTCCATCTTCTCTTCAATGGACATGATCACTGGGCCAGCATTGCCTGGAGGTGGACTTATATTCATCTGTTTCTCTACCTCGTTCTGTAGCTCCTTTAGCTTCTCAGCTTCTTCCTCCATCTCCCTGACTCGAGCTTTGATCGCTTCCAGCTCCGGGTCCTCAATGGCGCCGTCCCCCGGGTCACCCTCGACCAGTCccggctcctcctcctcttcgGGCTCGGGCTCCGGCCTCCCCACGGGCCCCGGGCACAAGATGGCGCCGGAGCCCCGACCGCCTGCCGcccccgctgctgctgctgctgccgctgccgccgccgccgccgtcgccgctCCTCCCCTGTAGTTTTCTAAGGAAAATGTTCACAACATCAACTTCTCTATTTATTGCCATCAATTGCTTAAAATTGCACACATTGTAATTTTCTGGTTATTTGCTACTGCTTGGCCTTCCTATTTGCCAGTATTTTTcttatatgtttttattaaattctcaagttttctattttcttattcaGTATCTATAGAAGGGAGTCCCCTTTGTTTTACTCCCAAGACCTCTACCTTCACCCCTACCTTCAGTAGACACTGCCCCGAACTGTACTGGTCATCTTTAGGCCTAATGCATAACTGGCATTCTGGGACTTCCCTTTCTTGCTCTTGCCTCCACAGcgtcccttttgttttgttttacattagtTCACTGGATCACGTCCTCCCAGAGTTCTCCAATATGCTGTTGTCTAGACCAAATGATCTTTAGACATCACGTAAAGAAATGAACTATttcctacatttttttaattttcaattttggaACTGTCTTTGGTCAGTAACTGACCAGGCATTTATGTACTGACCTGTTCACTAACTGAACAGGCATTTATGTACTGAATGACCATAACTGGCTGAGTATCATTGATTAAGCATTACATCtgggaaaaaaattgtttattctaTTATTAAACTTCAGAAATGGCAACATGATTTAATGtgttttcataagaaaaaaaattgaaatacattttaagaagtaTGCAAAAGTagtctcagataattttttttaagttcattataattttgttttttcaattttttttttcctaagattttacttatttaattgacagaacaggagagcacaagcaggggaagagcagagggagaagaagaagcagactcccagtggagcagggagcccgatgtggggctccatcctaggaccctgggatcatgacctgggccgaagtcaggtgtttaactgacagagccacccagatgcccctagatttTAAGAAGTGTGCAAAAGGAGCTTCAGATAGTTTtaagtttgttttaattttgtttcttcag
It encodes:
- the LOC131834496 gene encoding polyadenylate-binding protein 2-like, producing MEEEAEKLKELQNEVEKQMNISPPPGNAGPVIMSIEEKMEADARSIYVGNVDYGATAEELEAHFHGCGSVNRVTIFCDKFSGHPKGFAYIEFSDKESVRTSLALDESLFRGRQIKVIPKRTNRPGISTTDRGFPRARYHARTTNYNSSRSRFYSGFNSRPRGRVYRGRARATSWYSPY